A genome region from Erigeron canadensis isolate Cc75 chromosome 3, C_canadensis_v1, whole genome shotgun sequence includes the following:
- the LOC122594468 gene encoding signaling peptide TAXIMIN 2 — MGDGDCRPLGFLIGLPFALLALVISVIGAVIWIIGSVISCLCPCCCCFTGLANVAVDLIKLPIKVLRWFTYQIPC; from the coding sequence ATGGGGGATGGAGATTGCAGGCCGCTTGGGTTTTTGATCGGTTTGCCGTTTGCATTACTTGCATTGGTGATCTCGGTTATCGGAGCGGTTATCTGGATCATCGGATCTGTGATCAGCTGTTTGTGCCCCTGTTGCTGTTGTTTCACCGGACTCGCAAATGTAGCTGTTGATCTCATCAAACTTCCTATTAAAGTTCTTAGATGGTTTACTTATCAGATTCCTTGTTAA
- the LOC122593688 gene encoding DNA replication licensing factor MCM7: MTDLDFTRDKDLAKDFLQNFADADGEAKYINILQDVANRKMKAVQIDIEDLFDYKDLDEEFVGRVTSNTRRYVGIFADAIDELIPEPTEVLPDDDHDILMTQRAEEGNENADGTDSRQQMPPEIKRFYEVYIRASSKGQPFTIREVRASNIGQLVKISGIVTRCSDVKPLMKVAVYTCEECGFEIYQEVTARVFMPLFECPSNRCKVNRAKGNLILQLRASKFLKFQEAKIQELAEHVPKGHIPRTMTVHFRGELTRKVAPGDVVELSGIFLPIPYTGFRAMRAGLVADTYLEAMSVSHFKKKYEEYELKGDEEEQISQLAEDGDIYSKLARSLAPEIFGHEDIKKALLLLLVGAPHRKLKDGMKIRGDLHICLMGDPGVAKSQLLKHIINVAPRGVYTTGKGSSGVGLTAAVQKDPVTNEMVLEGGALVLADMGICAIDEFDKMDDSDRTAIHEVMEQQTVSIAKAGITTSLNARTAVLAAANPAWGRYDLRRTPAENINLPPALLSRFDLLWLILDKADMDNDLEMARHVVYVHQNRESPALGFAPLEASVLRAYISAARKKSPSIPRELEEYIATAYSSIRQEEAKSNTPTSYTTIRTLLSILRISAALARLRFADTVGQSDVDEALRLLQMSKFSLYSDDRQRSGLDAISDIYSILRDEAARSNKMDVSYAQALNRISRMGYTEAQLKECLEEYAALNVWQIHPNTFDIRFIDA, from the exons ATGACGGACCTCGATTTCACCCGTGACAAAG atCTCGCCAAAGACTTTCTTCAAAACTTCGCCGATGCAGATGGCGAAGCTAAATACATTAATATCCTT CAAGACGTTGCGAACCGGAAGATGAAAGCGGTTCAAATCGACATTGAAGATCTATTTGAT TATAAGGATTTGGATGAGGAATTTGTGGGACGAGTAACATCGAATACTCGAAGATATGTTGGAATATTTGCTGATGCAATAGATGAGTTGATACCTGAGCCAACTGAGGTGTTAcctgatgatgatcatgatatATTGATGACACAAAGAGCTGAAGAAGGCAATGAGAATGCTGATGGTACTGATTCTAGACAGCAAATGCCCCCTGAAATCAAACGTTTTTA TGAAGTTTACATAAGAGCTTCTTCAAAGGGTCAGCCTTTTACTATAAGGGAAGTCAGGGCGTCAAATATTGGCCAGCTTGTCAAGATATCTGGCATTGTCACTCGTTGTTCGGATGTAAAACCGTTGATGAAGGTTGCTGTTTACACATGTGAGGAGTGTGGTTTCGAGATATATCAG GAGGTAACTGCTCGAGTTTTCATGCCCCTCTTTGAATGCCCATCTAATCGTTGTAAAGTTAATCGGGCAAAAGGAAACCTTATTCTCCAACTCAGAGCTTCAAAGTTCCTGAAATTTCAGGAG GCAAAAATTCAAGAGCTTGCTGAACATGTTCCGAAAGGTCATATTCCTCGCACAATGACTGTTCACTTTCGTGGCGAACTTACAAGAAAG GTAGCCCCAGGTGATGTTGTTGAGCTATCTGGAATATTTCTTCCTATTCCTTATACCGGCTTTAGAGCAATGCGAGCAGGCTTGGTGGCAGATACGTACTTGGAGGCTATGTCAGTTtcacatttcaagaaaaaatacgAAGA GTATGAGCTCAAAGGAGACGAGGAAGAACAAATTTCCCAACTAGCCGAGGATGGTGATATATACAGCAAGCTGGCACGCTCATTGGCCCCTGAGATTTTTGGACATGAAGATATCAAGAAAGCTCTTTTACTCCTATTAGTGGGTGCTCCTCATCGTAAACTGAAGGACGGAATGAAG ATAAGAGGGGATCTACATATATGCTTGATGGGTGATCCTGGTGTTGCTAAAAGTCAACTTCTTAAGCACATAATTAATGTTGCTCCAAGGGGTGTATATACCACCGGAAAAGGAAGCAGTGGAGTTGGTCTGACAGCAGCTGTTCAGAAGGATCCGGTGACAAATGAGATGGTTCTGGAAGGCGGAGCTTTG GTTCTAGCAGATATGGGTATCTGTGCGATTGATGAGTTCGATAAGATGGATGATTCCGATAGGACGGCCATACACGAAGTCATGGAGCAACAGACTGTTAGCATTGCAAAGGCTGGGATCACGACTTCCCTGAATGCAAGAACTGCAGTTCTTGCTGCTGCCAATCCTGCCTG GGGAAGATATGATTTACGTAGAACTCCAGCTGAAAATATTAATCTACCTCCAGCACTTCTATCAAGATTTGATCTTTTGTGGTTGATCCTTGACAAAGCGGATATGGACAACGACCTTGAAATGGCTAGACATGTTGTTTATGTCCACCAGAATAGAGAATCTCCTGCTCTTGGGTTTGCACCTCTTGAAGCTTCTGTCCTTAG GGCATACATTTCAGCTGCCAGAAAGAAGTCTCCATCTATTCCTAGAGAGCTGGAGGAGTACATAGCGACTGCATACTCGAGTATCAGGCAAGAAGAAGCAAAGTCAAACACCCCAACCTCATACACCACTATCAGAACTCTTCTCAGTATTCTAAGGATATCAGCT GCACTTGCGAGGCTGAGGTTCGCTGACACTGTTGGTCAGAGTGACGTGGATGAGGCACTTAGATTGCTGCAGATGTCAAAGTTTTCTTTGTACTCTGATGATAGACAACGATCTGGTCTGGATGCAATCTCAGATATTTATTCAATTTTACGCGATGAAGCTGCAAGGTCCAACAAGATGGACGTAAGCTATGCACAAGCCCTTAACAGGATTTCAAGAATG GGTTACACTGAAGCTCAGCTCAAAGAATGTTTAGAGGAATATGCAGCATTGAATGTGTGGCAAATCCATCCCAATACCTTTGACATCCGATTTATTGATGCTTGA
- the LOC122593660 gene encoding vacuolar protein sorting-associated protein 51 homolog — protein sequence MAADDVPVDDKVKRTRDLLSSFYSQDSSQTAGPTNSTSRFATLDTINTTSFDADQYMNLLVQKSNLEGLLQRHVEMAAEIKNLDTDLQMLVYENYNKFISATDTIRRMKNNIVGMEVNMEQLLDKIMSVQSRSDGVNTSLFEKREHIEKLHRTRNLLRKVQFIYDLPTTLGKCIKSEAYGDAVRFYTGAMPIFKAYGDSSFQDCKKASEEVMSVIVNKLQDKVSSDSESIQARAEAVMLLKQLDFPVENLKSKLLEKLEQFLGELNLVKEINMGSADHHKSTNAGSEADSTPPTPEVPTREFVQAVHAYHVIFPDSEQQLVKLVHDLTTRHFEAAKQQIQEQISSEKLSNRLRFIWTDVLSIDEVLPEAGLQDFAFEAAHVALKQYVTNAFSHLLHKISDTLLQIQKDGTGEEYPLQSALDASRKTLIQGSTKVLLDIRYLLDEDLGLILKLRSAIISWVQEGFESFFRQLNDQLLYLSGKYVPGAQGQALTEKLQADKIPAGLVLVIAELSVFIERDAISKLTEEIRSSFSGGGPVFVPAEVRHTFKSAGEKFLLRYINMRTQRISVLLRKRLTTPNWIKHKEPREVHMFVDLFLQELRAVGSEVKQILPHGLVRKHSRTESNGSTSSSRSNALRDNRSNTNRARSQLLETHLAKLFKQKMEIFTKVEHTQESVVMNIVKLCLKSLQEFVRLQTFNRSGFQQIQLDMQYLRITLKDSAEDEAAVEFLLDEVIVAAAERCLDPSPLEPAILDRLVQAKLARTMDQGTVSS from the exons atggcgGCAGATGATGTTCCGGTGGATGATAAGGTAAAAAGAACGAGAGATCTGTTATCAAGTTTTTATTCACAGGATTCTTCTCAGACTGCTGGTCCCACCAACTCTACATCACGATTTGCGACGCTTGATACTATCAATACGACGTCGTTTGATGCTGATCAGTATATGAATCTTCTT GTACAAAAGTCGAATCTGGAGGGTCTCCTTCAGAGACATGTTGAAATGGCTGCTGAAATTAAGAATCTTGATACCGACTTGCAAATGTTAGTATATGAaaattataacaagtttatCAGCGCGACCGATACAATTAGAAG AATGAAGAATAATATTGTTGGTATGGAAGTAAATATGGAGCAACTTCTTGATAAG ATAATGTCAGTGCAATCAAGAAGCGACGGGGTCAATACTTCGCTTTTTGAAAAAAGAGAGCATATAGAGAAATTACACCGCACACGTAATCTGTTACGCAAAGTTCAG TTTATATACGATCTTCCTACCACACTTGGAAAATGTATTAAATCTGAAGCATATGGTGATGCAGTGAGGTTCTACACTGGAGCGATGCCGATATTTAAG GCATATGGGGACTCCTCATTCCAGGACTGCAAGAAAGCATCCGAAGAAGTAATGTCCGTCATTGTGAACAAGCTTCAG GATAAGGTTTCTTCTGACtctgaatcaatacaagcaagAGCAGAGGCTGTAATGCTTCTTAAGCAGTTGGATTTTCCG GttgaaaacttaaaatcaaaGCTGCTTGAAAAGCTAGAGCAGTTCCTAGGGGAACTGAATCTTGTTAAAGAGATAAACATGGGTTCtgcagatcatcacaaatctACCAATGCAGGAAGTGAAGCTGATTCCACTCCTCCCACTCCCGAG GTTCCCACACGTGAGTTCGTGCAAGCAGTTCACGCTTATCATGTAATTTTCCCTGATTCAGAGCAGCAGTTGGTCAAACTCGTGCATGATTTGACCACTAG GCACTTTGAAGCCGCCAAACAACAAATACAAGAACAGATCTCTTCAGAAAAGCTATCCAACCGACTTC GATTTATTTGGACTGATGTCCTCTCGATTGACGAAGTCTTACCAGAAGCTGGTCTACAAGATTTTGCTTTTGAG GCTGCGCATGTTGCTCTGAAGCAGTACGTCACTAACGCATTTTCTCATCTTCTTCACAAAATATCTG ATACTCTTCTGCAAATTCAAAAGGATGGCACAGGAGAAGAGTATCCTTTGCAGTCTGCTCTTGACGCCAGCAGAAAAACTTTAATTCAAGGCAGTACAAAAGTCTTATTG GATATCCGGTATCTTCTTGATGAAGATTTGGGATTGATATTGAAGTTAAGGAGCGCGATTATTAGTTGGGTACAAGAAGGGTTTGAGTCTTTCTTTAGACAACTTAATGATCAGTTACTCTACCTCTCTGGAAAATATGTTCCTGGGGCACAAGGGCAGGCATTAACAGAAAAATTACAAGCTGATAAAATTCCTGCTGGGCTTGTACTTGTGATAGCCGAACTATCTGTTTTCATTGAACGAGATGCCATTTCAAAACTTACCGAG GAAATCCGCTCTTCATTCTCCGGCGGCGGTCCAGTTTTTGTTCCTGCTGAAGTCCGTCACACCTTCAAGTCAGCCGGGGAAAAGTTCCTGCTACGT TATATTAATATGAGAACTCAAAGAATATCTGTTCTTCTGAGGAAGAGGCTCACAACACCAAATTGGATCAAG CATAAAGAACCAAGAGAAGTTCATATGTTCGTTGATTTGTTTCTTCAAGAG TTGAGAGCTGTAGGAAGTGAAGTGAAACAGATTTTACCTCATGGACTTGTCCGTAAACATTCTCGCACTGAGAGTAACGGAAGCACAAGCTCTTCACGCAGCAATGCGTTAAGAGATAACCGTTCAAACACCAACAGGGCTCGGAGTCAGCTTCTAGAAACCCATCTAGCAAAGTTGTTTAAACAAAAGATGGAAATTTTCACAAAAGTCGAACATACACAG GAATCTGTTGTGATGAATATTGTGAAACTTTGCCTAAAAAGTTTGCAAGAGTTTGTTAGGCTGCAAACTTTTAATCGGAGTGGATTCCAACAAATTCAGTTGGACATGCAATACCTAAGAATTACACTCAAAGACAGTGCTGAAGATGAAGCCGCTGTTGAATTTCTACTCGATGAG GTAATAGTCGCTGCTGCAGAACGTTGTCTTGACCCTAGTCCTTTAGAGCCTGCCATCTTAGATAGACTCGTACAAGCAAAATTGGCAAGGACCATGGACCAAGGAACAGTCTCTTCTTAG
- the LOC122592552 gene encoding bZIP transcription factor 53, translated as MASPQRKQSPNTTGSDGDTRYANLDERKRKRMISNRESARRSRAKKQQRLDELLGEISQLQNDNNTIMRKVDGATQMFVGAESQNNVLRAQLTELTDRLHSLNSVLHIAQEVSGLTMDIPEIPDTLLEPWKLPCSVQPITASSFDMNMF; from the coding sequence ATGGCATCTCCGCAACGGAAACAGTCTCCAAACACCACAGGATCAGACGGAGACACGAGGTACGCGAACCTTGatgaaaggaaaagaaagaggaTGATATCCAACAGGGAATCGGCTCGGAGGTCACGTGCAAAGAAGCAGCAACGTCTAGATGAACTACTCGGTGAAATCAGTCAGTTACAGAACGATAACAACACGATAATGAGAAAAGTTGATGGGGCAACCCAAATGTTTGTTGGTGCAGAGTCTCAGAACAATGTTTTGAGGGCTCAGCTTACGGAATTGACTGACAGGTTGCATTCTTTGAACTCGGTTTTGCATATTGCTCAAGAAGTTAGTGGTTTGACTATGGATATTCCTGAGATTCCTGATACATTGTTGGAACCGTGGAAGCTTCCTTGCTCGGTTCAGCCTATCACAGCATCATCTTTCGATATGAATATGTTCTAG
- the LOC122592123 gene encoding uncharacterized protein LOC122592123: MSSSDEDSVSYMSKYTIDAEMLNTFVTLIEDEEAEAESFRMAIIPRRTIIRNHVEASTRLYNHYFAPQPVYPADYFRRRFRMPKEMFLRIVNDIYHFDVVQPLPKHFVFFHNALTDAVGRPTLNIFQKCTSAIRQLAYASTADQLDEYLEMGSQTSTDSLNYFCKCVVQLYHSEFLRKPTQEDVNRVTAKHEAVHGFSGMLESVDCMHWAWRNCPTAWQGQYTRGDKGHPTIILEAGYYLADGIYPECTTLVKSFKCPMDPKTSKFKRFQESARKDVERAFGVLQGR; the protein is encoded by the exons ATGTCGAGTTCCGACGAAGATTCAGTTTCATACATGAGTAAGTATACAATAGATGCCGAAATGTTAAACACTTTCGTTACTTTAATCGAAGATGAAGAAGCAGAAGCAGAGAGCTTCAGAATGGCAATCATACCAAGAAGAACAATAATTAGAAACCATGTGGAAGCCTCCACACGTTTATACAATCATTACTTTGCCCCGCAACCCGTTTACCCTGCCGATTATTTTAGAAGGCGTTTTCGAATGCCAAAAGAAATGTTTCTTCGTATAGTAAACGATATATATCACTTTGACGTCGTACAACCATTACCAAAACACTTTGTATTCTTCCACAACGCTCTAACCGACGCTGTGGGTCGCCCGacgttaaatatttttcaaaaatgtacttcCGCTATACGCCAGCTGGCTTATGCTTCTACTGCTGACCAGTTAGATGAATACCTCGAAATGGGTTCTCAAACGTCTACCGATTCGTTGAACTACTTCTGCAAATGTGTTGTTCAGTTATATCACTCAGAGTTTTTGAGAAAACCGACACAAGAAGATGTTAACCGCGTGACCGCTAAACACGAGGCGGTGCATGGTTTTTCGGGTATGCTTGAAAGCgttgattgtatgcattgggCTTGGAGAAACTGCCCAACGGCATGGCAAGGCCAATACACTCGTGGTGACAAAGGACATCCGACGATTATACTTGAAgcg GGTTATTATCTAGCTGATGGTATCTATCCAGAATGCACTAcacttgtcaagtctttcaaGTGTCCCATGGACCCTAAGACCTCTAAATTCAAACGCTTCCAAGAGTCTGCAAGAAAAGACGTGGAGCGTGCTTTTGGGGTACTTCAAGGCCGATAG
- the LOC122593269 gene encoding TVP38/TMEM64 family membrane protein slr0305-like, translating into MALNWNWVSIIKISVLILLFAAITIGCFTLPVEKALKGFLLWVEEDLGPWGPLALAVAYVPLTILAVPASVLTLGGGYLFGLPMGFLADSIGAVIGATAAFVLGRTIGRSYVISKLGDYPQFKAIAIAIQRSGFKIVLLLRLVPLLPFNMLNYLLSVTPITTWEYMMASWLGMMPITFALVYVGTTLKDLADVTHGWSQFSKTRWAVLILSFVVSVVLMVVITKVAKSALDKALAEGTDIDGSGTVSSSVVEETRVDLHQSLLVKD; encoded by the exons atggcGTTAAATTGGAATTGGGTTTCTATTATTAAAATTAGTGTTCTTATTCTTCTTTTCGCAGCCATCACCATCGGTTGTTTTACTCTCCCCGTTGAAAAG GCATTAAAAGGCTTTTTATTATGGGTGGAAGAAGATCTTGGTCCTTGGGGTCCTCTTGCATT GGCTGTTGCATATGTTCCTTTAACAATTCTTGCAGTTCCTGCATCAGTACTTACG CTTGGTGGTGGTTATCTCTTTGGTTTGCCTATGGGCTTTCTTGCTGACTCTATTGGTGCTGTGATTGGTGCAACGGCAGCATTTGTTCTTGGCAGAACA ATTGGGAGGTCATATGTCATTTCAAAGCTAGGGGATTATCCACAGTTCAAAGCAATTGCAATTGCTATTCAGAGATCTGGATTTAAG ATTGTGCTCTTGCTCCGGCTTGTTCCATTACTCCCATTTAACATGCTGAATTACCTTCTTTCCGTGACTCCAATTACCACATGGGAGTATATGATGGCTTCATGGCTGGGAATGATG CCAATTACCTTTGCACTTGTATATGTTGGAACAACATTGAAGGATCTAGCTGATGTTACTCATGGTTGGAGCCAGTTCTCGAAAACTCGTTGG GCGGTACTAATTCTAAGTTTTGTGGTGTCTG TGGTCCTAATGGTGGTAATTACCAAAGTTGCAAAGTCAGCTCTTGATAAAGCTTTGGCTGAAGGTACTGATATAGATGGCAGTGGCACTGTGAGCTCATCTGTTGTGGAGGAAACTCGGGTGGATCTCCATCAATCGCTACTTGTCAAAGATTGA